CGTCGTCTGCTCGGTCACGCCGCCAGTCTTTCAAACCGCGGTTTGCGATCCCGCAGGGGAGGCAGTACGGCTCAGATACCGGCACCCGCCGAGTACGGCGGCAGCGCAGGACCGCGGATGCCGGCTGCGTCCAAGGCGTTCTTACTGCGCTCGCGCACCTCACGGGACAGCGCGTACTGTTCGCCCGGCACGGTCTTGGCGATGATCCGTAGCGTCACGACGCCACCGCTGACGGACTCGACACCCGCGACCTGCGGTTCCTCGAGCAACACCTCTTTCCACGGGGATTCGTCGTCGATGGTGCGGGTGACGGTGCGCAGGGTGTCGAGAGCCTTCTCCACCGGCTGGTCGTAGGCGATCGGGATGTCGATGAGTGCGACGGCCCAGCCCTGAGACTTGTTGCCGATACGGATGATCTCGCCGTTGCGGACGTACCAGACGACACCGGCCGCGTCGCGCAGCCGGGTCACTCGCAGCGTGACCTCCTCGACCGTGCCGATCGCCTCACCGGTGTCGATCACGTCGCCGACTCCGTACTGGTCCTCCATGATCATGAAGATCCCGGACAGGAAATCCTTCACCAGGCTCTGTGCCCCGAAGCCGAGGGCGACACCACCGATGCCGGCCGAGGTCAGCAGGGGAGCGAGCGGCACGCCCAACTCGGCCATGATCGTCAGCGCGGCGATCGTGAAGATGAGGACTGTCGAGATCGATCGCAACAGTGAACCGACCGTCGCCGCGCGTTGTTTGCGTCGCTCGTTGTCCAGGCCGGTGGCCTGCCGCAGCACCCGCGTCGCGCGTCCGCTCGTGACCCGTTCGGCCGATCGCTGCTCCATCATCGCGATCACCTTGCGGATCGCGCGGTGCACGACCCAGCGCAGGAACAGCGCGATCACGACGATCCCGGCGATCATCAAGGGAGTGCCGAGGAGCCGGTCCCAGATGGTGACCGGCAGTTGGTCGCTCACGGTGAAGTCGGGCATGTGGCCAAGTTTCGCAGGAGGGCGAGACAAGGTTCGTCAGGCTCCGCCGGGCGTGCGAAACTTGCGGCCATGTCCGACGCCCCGTCCAGCACGCTCATCGACCTCGCCCGCGCCTACGGCGTCGCCACCGACTACTGGGACTGGAAGGGCAACCACGTCCAGGTGTCCGCCCACACCATCAGCACCGTGCTGAGCGTGTTCGACGTGGACGCATCCGACGAACAGTCCGCCCGGGCAGCGCTTGCCCAGCGCGAACTCGAGCCGTGGCGCCGCGTCGTCCCACGTGTGATCGTCCTGCGCGAAGGCTGGACGCCGTGGGTCGCGTTGCATGCAGCCGACGGGGCGCCCAGCGAGGCAAGGCTGCGGTTGGAGGACGGGCGCACTCGAGAGGTCGCCGTCGTCGAACGGTTCGTCGAACCGCGCGAGATCGACGGCGAGATGGTCGCCGAGACCACGATCGAACTGCCCGGCGACCTGCCGCTCGGTTATCACGAACTGATCGTGTCGGTCGGACAGAAGCCGGTGGACGACGCAGCGCCCGCCGCGGAGTCCGTAGCGACGACCGACGGGGCGAAGGCCACACCCCGCCCGACGCAGGAGCACCGCGCGCCGGTGATCGTGACGCCGGAGAAGGTCAGCCTGCCGGCCGCGCTGGAGAACGACAGCGTGTGGGGTCTGATGACCCAGCTGTACACCGTGCGTTCCGAGCGTTCGTGGGGCATCGGCGACGCCGCCGACCTCGCCGAACTCGGTACCTGGGGCGCTCGCCAGGGTGCCGACTTCGCACTGATCAACCCGGTGCACGCCGCCGAACCGGTCGCGACGATGGAGCCCTCGCCGTACCTGCCGACCTCGCGCCGCTTCGTCAACCCGATGTACATCCGGGTCGAGGAAGTACCGGAGATCGGTTACCTGTCCGCAGCCGAACACCAACTCGTGGAGTGGCACAGCGACGACGCCCGCCGGTTGAACAAGCTCGCTCAGCTCGACCGTGACGGCTCCTGGGAGGCCAAGCGGGCCGCCCTGCGGATGATCTTCCGTACCGAACGCACGCACCGCCGCGCTCGCGAGTTCGAGGAGTTCGTGACCCGCGAGGGCCAGGGCCTCATCGATTTCGCCACCTGGTCGGCCATCGTCGTCGACCGCGGGTTGCCCTGGGAGACATGGCCGCAGGAGCTACGCGACCCACGCAGCGAGGCCGTTGCTGCCGAGCGGGAACGTCTGGCCGACGAGGTCGAGTTCCAGTGCTGGTTGCAGTGGATCGTGCAGAGCCAGTTGACCGATGCCCAGCGGGAACTGCGCGCCGCCGGCATGGGTGTCGGCGTCGTCCACGACCTCGCAGTCGGCGTGCACCCCGGTGGCGCGGACGCCTGGGCGCTCGGAGACGTGCTCGCCCACCAGGTGAGCGTCGGCGCCCCGCCGGACGACTACAACCAGATGGGGCAGGACTGGAGCCAGCCGCCGTGGCGCCCGGACCGCCTGGCCGAACTCGGGTACGCGCCGTTCCGCGACATGCTTCGCACCGTGCTGCGCATGGCAGGCGGCATCCGCGTCGACCACATCCTCGGACTCTTCCGTCTGTGGTGGGTGCCGCGCGGGGAGTCCCCGAAGAACGGCACCTACGTGCGCTACGACCACGAGGCGATGGTCGGCATCCTGGCGCTCGAGGCCCAGCGCGCCGGCGCCGTCGTGATCGGCGAAGACCTCGGCACGGTCGAGGACTGGGTCCGTGACTACCTGCTGGAGCGCGGCCTGCTCGGCACGTCGATCCTGTGGTTCGAGCGCAAGGACGGCTCCGCTCCGCGTGCCCCCGAGACCTATCGGTCGCTGTGCCTGGCGAGCGTCACCACGCACGACCTGCCGCCCACCGCCGGGTACCTGCAGGGAGAGCACATCGCGGTGCGTCACGAACTTGGTCTGCTCACTCGTCC
This is a stretch of genomic DNA from Yimella lutea. It encodes these proteins:
- a CDS encoding mechanosensitive ion channel family protein, translated to MPDFTVSDQLPVTIWDRLLGTPLMIAGIVVIALFLRWVVHRAIRKVIAMMEQRSAERVTSGRATRVLRQATGLDNERRKQRAATVGSLLRSISTVLIFTIAALTIMAELGVPLAPLLTSAGIGGVALGFGAQSLVKDFLSGIFMIMEDQYGVGDVIDTGEAIGTVEEVTLRVTRLRDAAGVVWYVRNGEIIRIGNKSQGWAVALIDIPIAYDQPVEKALDTLRTVTRTIDDESPWKEVLLEEPQVAGVESVSGGVVTLRIIAKTVPGEQYALSREVRERSKNALDAAGIRGPALPPYSAGAGI
- the malQ gene encoding 4-alpha-glucanotransferase, whose product is MSDAPSSTLIDLARAYGVATDYWDWKGNHVQVSAHTISTVLSVFDVDASDEQSARAALAQRELEPWRRVVPRVIVLREGWTPWVALHAADGAPSEARLRLEDGRTREVAVVERFVEPREIDGEMVAETTIELPGDLPLGYHELIVSVGQKPVDDAAPAAESVATTDGAKATPRPTQEHRAPVIVTPEKVSLPAALENDSVWGLMTQLYTVRSERSWGIGDAADLAELGTWGARQGADFALINPVHAAEPVATMEPSPYLPTSRRFVNPMYIRVEEVPEIGYLSAAEHQLVEWHSDDARRLNKLAQLDRDGSWEAKRAALRMIFRTERTHRRAREFEEFVTREGQGLIDFATWSAIVVDRGLPWETWPQELRDPRSEAVAAERERLADEVEFQCWLQWIVQSQLTDAQRELRAAGMGVGVVHDLAVGVHPGGADAWALGDVLAHQVSVGAPPDDYNQMGQDWSQPPWRPDRLAELGYAPFRDMLRTVLRMAGGIRVDHILGLFRLWWVPRGESPKNGTYVRYDHEAMVGILALEAQRAGAVVIGEDLGTVEDWVRDYLLERGLLGTSILWFERKDGSAPRAPETYRSLCLASVTTHDLPPTAGYLQGEHIAVRHELGLLTRPLEEEIAEDDAQREAVLSELRERGLLKEKAGIEEQVDALHKYLAWAPSKMLGVSVNDLVGDVRTINQPGTDEEYPNWRLPLADGNHKLVTLDEVMISRRAKRLIRCVNHRDAEPQN